The DNA segment CTGCAGAGCGCGGCGGACAAGGGCGTGAAGGTCATCGCCTACGACCGCCTCATCAAGGGCTCGAAGAACGTCGATTACTACGCCACCTTCGACAACTTCCAGGTCGGCGTGCTGCAGGCGCAATCCATCGTGGACAAGCTGGGCCTCAAGCAGGGCAAGGGCCCGTTCAACATCGAGCTCTTTGGCGGCTCGCCCGACGACAACAACGCCTTCTTCTTCTACGACGGCGCGATGAGCGTGCTGCAGCCCTACATCGACAGCGGCAAGCTGGTGGTGCGCAGCAAGCAGACCGGCATGAACAAGGTCGGCACCCTGCGCTGGGACGGCGCCACGGCCCAGGCCCGCATGGACAACCTGCTCTCGGCCTACTACGGCAAGGAGAAGGTGGATGCCGTGCTCTCGCCGTACGACGGGATCTCCATCGGCATCCTTTCGTCGCTCAAGGGCGTGGGCTACTGCACCGCACAGCAACCCTGCCCGATCGTGACCGGCCAGGACGCCGAGGTGCCTTCGGTCAAGTCCATCCTGAAGGGCGAGCAGACCTCCACCGTGTTCAAGGACACGCGTGAACTCGCCAAGGTGGCGGCCGACATGGTGGACGCGGTGCTGTCGGGCAAGCAGCCCGAGATCAACGACACCAAGACCTACAACAACGGCGTGAAGGTCGTGCCCTCCTACCTGCTCAAGCCGGTGCTGGTGGACCAGTCGAACTGGAAGAAGGTGCTGGTGGACAGCGGCTACTACAAGGAATC comes from the Paracidovorax avenae ATCC 19860 genome and includes:
- the chvE gene encoding multiple monosaccharide ABC transporter substrate-binding protein, whose product is MKRTFLKTTAAALALAALGTLPLAHAADKGSIGISMPTKSSARWIADGDNMSKVLKERGYKTDLQYAEDDIPNQLAQIENMVTKGAKVLVIASIDGTTLSRVLQSAADKGVKVIAYDRLIKGSKNVDYYATFDNFQVGVLQAQSIVDKLGLKQGKGPFNIELFGGSPDDNNAFFFYDGAMSVLQPYIDSGKLVVRSKQTGMNKVGTLRWDGATAQARMDNLLSAYYGKEKVDAVLSPYDGISIGILSSLKGVGYCTAQQPCPIVTGQDAEVPSVKSILKGEQTSTVFKDTRELAKVAADMVDAVLSGKQPEINDTKTYNNGVKVVPSYLLKPVLVDQSNWKKVLVDSGYYKESQIK